In the genome of Acidimicrobiia bacterium, one region contains:
- a CDS encoding cysteine desulfurase family protein: protein MPYLDHAATTPLRPEAAEAMRPWLGGSFGNPSGVHAVSRRAKAAVEDARERAASLLGAAHPLDIVFTGGGTESDNLALLGVALAGGRRGGVVTTAVEHPAVLETARFLETLGCAVTTVGVDGSGVVSTEALLAAIEPGTAVVSVMTANNETGVVQPVAEVAEWLEGTGVLLHTDAAQAAVSRSVTLDDLGADLVSLASHKLGGPQGVGLLALRPGIVLEPLLHGGGQELGRRSGTHNVAGILGLVSAMEAALFDRKRFVAEVGEGRSRFESAILAAVPGARVTSGDADRLVQHSHLQLPGADAETLLVRLDGMGVSAAAGSACHSGAITPSHVLTAMGLSPADAASCVRFSFGWDSVAEDGEVAASAVIAALGASR, encoded by the coding sequence GTGCCGTATCTGGATCACGCCGCGACCACACCGCTGCGCCCCGAGGCGGCCGAGGCGATGCGCCCCTGGCTGGGTGGATCCTTCGGCAACCCGTCGGGGGTGCACGCCGTGAGCCGCCGCGCCAAGGCCGCCGTCGAGGACGCCCGGGAGCGAGCCGCCTCCCTGCTCGGGGCGGCCCATCCCCTCGACATCGTCTTCACCGGTGGCGGGACCGAGTCGGACAACCTGGCCCTGTTGGGGGTGGCCCTGGCCGGCGGTCGGCGTGGCGGCGTGGTCACCACCGCCGTGGAGCACCCGGCGGTGCTCGAGACGGCCCGATTCCTGGAGACCCTCGGGTGCGCCGTCACCACCGTCGGAGTCGATGGGAGCGGCGTGGTCAGTACCGAGGCCCTGCTGGCGGCGATCGAGCCCGGTACGGCCGTGGTGTCGGTGATGACGGCGAACAACGAGACCGGCGTGGTGCAGCCGGTGGCGGAGGTGGCCGAATGGCTCGAGGGCACCGGGGTCCTGCTGCACACCGACGCCGCACAGGCGGCGGTGTCGCGCTCGGTGACCCTTGATGATCTCGGTGCCGACCTGGTGTCGCTGGCGTCCCACAAGCTGGGCGGCCCGCAAGGCGTCGGCTTGCTTGCGCTGCGCCCGGGAATCGTCCTGGAGCCGTTGCTCCACGGCGGTGGTCAGGAGTTGGGGAGACGCAGCGGCACCCACAACGTCGCCGGGATACTGGGGCTGGTGTCCGCCATGGAGGCGGCGTTGTTCGACCGGAAGCGCTTCGTGGCCGAGGTGGGGGAGGGGCGCTCCCGCTTCGAATCGGCGATCCTCGCCGCCGTGCCCGGCGCCAGGGTGACCTCCGGTGATGCCGATCGCCTCGTGCAGCACAGCCACCTGCAACTCCCGGGTGCCGATGCCGAGACCCTCCTGGTGCGTCTCGATGGGATGGGGGTATCGGCCGCTGCGGGCTCGGCATGCCACAGCGGAGCCATCACGCCGTCGCACGTCCTCACCGCCATGGGCCTCTCCCCGGCGGACGCAGCATCCTGCGTTCGGTTCTCCTTCGGCTGGGACTCGGTCGCCGAGGACGGGGAGGTGGCGGCATCGGCGGTGATCGCAGCCCTGGGGGCGAGCAGATGA
- the mnmA gene encoding tRNA 2-thiouridine(34) synthase MnmA has product MRALVAMSGGVDSSVAAALTLAEGHEVVGVTLKQWVGEDGRLPATGCCTVADAEDARSVAARLGIRHYVLDHVADFTREVVDRFVAGYRAGLTPNPCIECNRRVRFGALFDRLEALGCDFLVTGHHARVVRRDGSARLLVGRDGDKDQSYVLHMLSSDRLERVRLPIGELTKAEVREHASRLGLRTAAKPDSQDLCFVDGDYRQFLARRAGVGQAGEVVDRGGNVLAVHDGVGRFTVGQRRGLGISGGEQRFVLETDSATGRVVVGSRHDLASRGCIVSEVGFIGAAEPPGTEVAVKVRYRTPPVPARIFPEGDEWRVEFQRPQEAVAPGQAAVFYRGDEVLGGGTILTTVAA; this is encoded by the coding sequence ATGAGGGCCCTCGTCGCCATGTCCGGTGGAGTCGACTCGAGCGTGGCGGCGGCCCTGACGCTCGCCGAGGGCCACGAGGTGGTCGGGGTCACCCTCAAGCAGTGGGTGGGGGAGGACGGCCGGCTCCCCGCCACCGGATGCTGCACCGTGGCCGACGCCGAGGACGCCCGCAGCGTCGCTGCCCGCCTCGGAATCCGCCACTACGTGCTCGATCACGTCGCCGACTTCACCCGGGAGGTCGTGGATCGGTTCGTGGCCGGCTACCGGGCCGGCCTCACCCCCAACCCGTGCATCGAGTGCAACCGGCGGGTGCGGTTCGGGGCGCTGTTCGACCGCCTCGAAGCCCTGGGTTGCGACTTCCTGGTCACCGGGCACCACGCCCGGGTCGTGCGGCGGGACGGATCGGCCCGACTGCTCGTGGGGCGTGATGGCGACAAGGATCAGTCCTACGTCCTGCACATGCTGTCCTCAGACCGGTTGGAGCGGGTGCGCCTCCCCATCGGCGAGCTCACCAAGGCCGAGGTCAGGGAGCACGCCTCCCGGCTCGGGTTGCGCACCGCCGCCAAGCCGGACAGCCAGGACCTGTGCTTCGTCGACGGCGATTACCGCCAATTCCTCGCCCGGCGCGCCGGCGTCGGCCAGGCGGGAGAGGTGGTCGATCGCGGCGGCAACGTGCTGGCCGTCCACGACGGCGTCGGGCGGTTCACCGTCGGTCAGCGACGTGGCCTCGGGATCTCCGGCGGCGAGCAGCGGTTCGTGCTGGAGACCGACTCCGCCACCGGGCGCGTGGTGGTCGGCAGTCGCCACGACCTCGCTTCTCGGGGGTGCATCGTGTCGGAGGTGGGGTTCATCGGTGCCGCCGAGCCACCCGGCACCGAGGTGGCGGTGAAGGTGCGCTATCGGACGCCGCCGGTCCCGGCGCGCATCTTCCCCGAGGGCGACGAGTGGCGGGTCGAGTTCCAGCGCCCGCAGGAGGCCGTGGCTCCCGGCCAGGCTGCTGTGTTCTACCGTGGTGACGAGGTGCTGGGTGGGGGAACGATCTTGACCACGGTGGCGGCGTGA